A genomic region of Pseudomonas abietaniphila contains the following coding sequences:
- a CDS encoding PrkA family serine protein kinase, protein MSIFSHFQQRFESTRQEELSLQEYLELCKTDRSAYASAAERLLMAIGEPELFDTSTNSRLSRIFSNKVIRRYPAFEDFHGMEDCIEQIVSYFRHAAQGLEEKKQILYLLGPVGGGKSSLAEKLKQLVEKIPFYAIKGSPVFESPLGLFKPTEDGTILEEDYGIPRRYLNTIMSPWATKRLAEFGGDISQFKVVKLYPSILNQIAVAKTEPGDENNQDISALVGKVDIRKLEEYPQNDADAYSYSGALCRANQGLMEFVEMFKAPIKVLHPLLTATQEGNYNSTEGLGAIPFTGILLAHSNESEWHSFRNNKNNEAFIDRIYIVKVPYCLRVSDEIKIYDKLLFNSSLAKAHCAPDTLKMLAQFTVLSRLKEPENSNIYSKMRVYDGENLKDTDPKAKSIQEYRDSAGVDEGMNGLSTRFAFKILSKVFNFDPHEVAANPVHLLYVLEQQIEQEQFQAETRERYLRFIKEYLAPRYIEFIGKEIQTAYLESYSEYGQNIFDRYVLYADFWIQDQEYRDPETGEILNRVALNEELEKIEKPAGISNPKDFRNEIVNFVLRARANNNGKNPTWLSYEKLRVVIEKKMFSNTEDLLPVISFNAKASKEDQQKHNDFVTRMVERGYTDKQVRLLSEWYLRVRKSQ, encoded by the coding sequence ATGAGTATTTTTAGCCACTTCCAACAACGCTTTGAATCGACACGCCAGGAAGAGCTCTCGCTACAGGAGTACTTGGAGCTCTGCAAAACCGACCGCAGCGCATACGCCTCAGCCGCAGAACGTCTTCTGATGGCCATCGGCGAGCCTGAGTTGTTCGACACCTCGACCAACTCCCGGCTATCCAGAATCTTCTCCAACAAGGTCATTCGACGCTATCCGGCGTTCGAGGATTTCCATGGCATGGAGGACTGCATCGAGCAAATCGTCTCGTACTTCCGCCACGCCGCCCAAGGCCTGGAAGAGAAGAAACAGATCCTTTACCTGCTCGGCCCCGTAGGCGGCGGCAAGTCGTCCCTGGCTGAAAAACTCAAACAGCTGGTTGAAAAAATACCTTTCTACGCCATCAAGGGCTCCCCGGTTTTCGAATCGCCCTTGGGCCTGTTCAAACCTACCGAAGACGGGACGATCCTCGAAGAGGACTACGGCATCCCGCGCCGCTACCTCAACACCATCATGTCGCCATGGGCGACCAAACGTCTGGCCGAGTTCGGGGGCGACATCAGCCAGTTCAAGGTGGTGAAACTCTATCCGTCGATCCTCAACCAGATCGCCGTGGCCAAGACCGAGCCGGGTGACGAGAACAACCAGGACATTTCGGCGCTGGTCGGTAAGGTCGATATCCGCAAGCTCGAGGAATATCCACAGAACGACGCCGACGCTTACAGCTATTCTGGCGCGCTGTGCCGGGCCAACCAGGGCCTGATGGAATTCGTGGAGATGTTCAAGGCGCCGATCAAGGTCTTGCACCCACTGCTCACCGCGACTCAGGAAGGTAACTACAACAGTACCGAAGGCCTGGGGGCGATTCCGTTCACCGGCATTCTGTTGGCCCACTCCAACGAATCGGAGTGGCACAGCTTCCGCAACAACAAGAACAACGAAGCCTTCATCGACCGTATCTATATCGTGAAGGTGCCGTACTGCCTGCGGGTCAGTGACGAGATCAAGATTTACGACAAACTGCTGTTCAACAGTTCGTTGGCCAAAGCGCATTGCGCACCTGACACCTTGAAAATGCTGGCGCAGTTCACGGTGCTGTCGCGACTTAAAGAACCGGAAAACTCCAACATCTACTCCAAGATGCGGGTGTACGACGGCGAGAACCTCAAAGACACCGATCCCAAAGCCAAGTCGATCCAGGAGTATCGCGACAGCGCGGGCGTCGATGAAGGCATGAACGGTTTGTCCACCCGGTTTGCGTTCAAGATCCTGTCGAAGGTCTTCAACTTCGATCCGCACGAGGTAGCCGCCAACCCGGTCCACCTGCTTTATGTGCTGGAGCAACAGATCGAGCAGGAGCAATTCCAGGCCGAAACCCGCGAGCGCTACCTGCGCTTCATCAAGGAATACCTCGCGCCGCGTTACATCGAGTTTATTGGCAAGGAAATCCAGACGGCGTACCTGGAGTCCTACAGTGAATACGGTCAGAACATCTTCGACCGCTATGTGCTGTATGCGGACTTCTGGATTCAGGATCAGGAATACCGTGACCCGGAAACCGGCGAAATCCTCAATCGCGTCGCGCTGAACGAAGAACTGGAGAAAATCGAGAAGCCGGCCGGCATCAGCAACCCGAAAGACTTCCGCAACGAAATCGTCAACTTCGTGCTGCGTGCCCGCGCCAACAATAACGGCAAGAATCCGACCTGGCTCAGCTACGAGAAGCTGCGCGTTGTGATCGAGAAGAAAATGTTCTCCAACACCGAGGATCTGCTGCCTGTTATCAGCTTCAACGCCAAAGCCAGTAAAGAGGACCAACAGAAACACAACGACTTCGTCACCCGAATGGTCGAGCGGGGCTACACGGACAAACAGGTACGCTTGCTCTCCGAGTGGTATCTGCGGGTCCGTAAATCCCAATAA
- a CDS encoding YeaH/YhbH family protein — MSYVIDRRLNGKNKSTVNRQRFLRRYRDHIKKAVEEAVSRRSITDMEHGEQISIPGRDIDEPVLHHGRGGKQTVVHPGNKEFTSGEHIARPQGGGGGKGPGKASNSGEGMDEFVFQITQEEFLEFMFEDLELPNLVKRNLTGTDTFKTVRAGISNEGNPSRINIIRTLRSAHARRIALSGSSRAKLREVLAELERLKREEPDNFGDIQELEVEAQRLQARIKRVPYLDTFDLKYNLLVKQPNPSSKAVMFCLMDVSGSMTQATKDIAKRFFILLYLFLKRNYDKIEVVFIRHHTSAREVDEEEFFYSRETGGTIVSSALKLMQEIMAERYPTNEWNIYAAQASDGDNWNDDSPICRDILIKQIMPFVQYYTYVEITPREHQALWFEYERIGEAFADTFAQQQLVSAGDIYPVFRELFQRRLVT, encoded by the coding sequence ATGAGCTATGTGATCGACCGACGTCTCAATGGCAAGAACAAGAGCACGGTGAATCGGCAGCGCTTTCTGCGCCGGTATCGTGACCACATCAAGAAAGCAGTCGAAGAAGCCGTCAGCCGCCGCTCCATCACCGACATGGAGCATGGCGAACAGATCAGCATTCCCGGTCGCGACATCGACGAACCGGTGCTGCACCATGGGCGCGGTGGCAAACAAACCGTCGTCCACCCTGGCAACAAGGAATTTACATCAGGCGAACACATTGCCCGCCCGCAAGGAGGCGGTGGAGGCAAAGGCCCCGGCAAAGCGAGTAATTCCGGCGAAGGCATGGACGAATTCGTCTTCCAGATCACTCAGGAAGAATTTCTCGAATTCATGTTCGAAGACCTCGAACTGCCTAACTTGGTGAAACGCAATCTGACCGGCACCGACACCTTCAAGACCGTGCGTGCGGGCATCAGCAATGAAGGCAACCCGTCGCGCATCAACATCATCCGCACCCTGCGGTCGGCACACGCACGTCGCATTGCATTGTCCGGCAGCAGCCGCGCCAAGCTTAGGGAAGTACTCGCGGAACTTGAGCGCCTGAAACGCGAAGAACCCGACAATTTCGGCGATATTCAAGAGCTTGAGGTTGAAGCTCAGCGGCTGCAGGCCCGTATCAAACGCGTGCCTTATCTGGACACCTTCGACCTCAAATACAACCTGCTGGTCAAGCAACCCAATCCCAGTTCAAAAGCGGTCATGTTCTGCCTGATGGACGTCTCTGGTTCGATGACGCAGGCCACGAAGGACATCGCCAAACGCTTCTTCATCCTGCTGTACCTGTTCCTGAAGCGGAACTACGACAAGATTGAAGTGGTGTTCATCCGTCACCACACCAGCGCCCGGGAAGTTGACGAAGAGGAGTTTTTCTATTCCCGTGAAACCGGCGGCACCATCGTCTCCAGCGCATTGAAACTGATGCAGGAGATCATGGCTGAGCGCTACCCCACCAACGAGTGGAACATCTACGCGGCCCAGGCATCGGACGGTGACAACTGGAATGACGACTCACCCATCTGCCGGGACATTCTGATCAAACAGATCATGCCGTTCGTGCAGTACTACACTTACGTCGAAATTACCCCGCGCGAACATCAGGCGCTGTGGTTCGAATACGAGCGCATCGGTGAAGCCTTCGCCGACACGTTCGCCCAGCAGCAGCTGGTTTCTGCCGGTGATATTTATCCGGTATTCCGTGAACTCTTCCAGCGCAGGTTAGTGACATGA
- a CDS encoding SpoVR family protein, producing the protein MTAREQKRQPLSTGSEWTFELIQAYDREISRIAERYALDTYPNQIEVITAEQMMDAYASVGMPLGYHHWSYGKHFLSTEKSYSRGQMGLAYEIVINSDPCIAYLMEENTICMQALVVAHACYGHNSFFKGNYLFRTWTDASSIIDYLVFAKQYIMQCEERHGIDAVEDLLDSCHALMNYGVDRYKRPYPISAEEERRRQKDREEHLQKQINDLWRTIPKNASKNDKEDGARFPAEPQENILYFIEKHAPLLEPWQREVVRIVRKIAQYFYPQRQTQVMNEGWATFWHYTLMNDLYDEGLVTDGFMLEFLQSHTSVVFQPGFDSPYYSGINPYTLGFAMYQDIRRMCEHPTEEDYRWFPDLAGTDWLTAVKFAMSSFKDESFILQYLSPKVIRDLKLFSILDDDQKDDLLVPAIHDETGYRIIRETLAAQYNLGNREPNVQIYSIDRRGDRSLTLRHQQHDRKPLGDSTDEVLKHLHRLWGFDIHLETLQGDQIMKTHHVPPRSEHADSEYPRLDLAVVHL; encoded by the coding sequence ATGACCGCTAGAGAGCAGAAGCGCCAACCTCTTTCCACGGGTTCAGAGTGGACGTTCGAGCTGATCCAGGCCTACGACCGGGAAATCAGCCGTATTGCCGAACGTTACGCGCTGGACACTTACCCTAACCAGATCGAGGTAATCACCGCCGAGCAGATGATGGATGCCTATGCCTCGGTGGGTATGCCGTTGGGTTATCACCACTGGTCCTACGGCAAGCATTTCCTCAGCACCGAGAAATCCTATTCCCGTGGCCAGATGGGCCTGGCTTACGAGATCGTCATCAACTCCGACCCGTGCATCGCTTACTTGATGGAAGAAAACACCATCTGCATGCAGGCGCTGGTGGTGGCTCATGCTTGCTATGGTCACAACAGCTTCTTCAAAGGCAACTACCTGTTCCGCACCTGGACCGATGCCAGCTCGATCATCGATTACCTGGTGTTCGCCAAGCAGTACATCATGCAGTGCGAAGAACGCCACGGCATCGACGCCGTGGAGGATTTGCTCGACTCCTGCCACGCGCTGATGAACTACGGCGTTGACCGCTACAAACGCCCCTATCCCATTTCGGCCGAAGAGGAACGCCGTCGCCAGAAAGACCGGGAAGAGCATCTGCAAAAGCAGATCAACGACCTGTGGCGCACCATTCCGAAGAACGCCAGCAAAAACGACAAGGAGGACGGTGCACGCTTCCCTGCCGAACCGCAGGAAAACATCCTCTATTTCATCGAAAAACACGCCCCGCTGCTTGAGCCTTGGCAGCGAGAAGTCGTGCGCATCGTGCGCAAAATCGCCCAGTATTTTTACCCACAGCGTCAGACGCAGGTCATGAACGAGGGCTGGGCGACGTTCTGGCACTACACGCTGATGAACGACCTGTACGACGAAGGCCTGGTCACTGACGGATTCATGCTCGAATTCCTGCAGTCCCATACCAGCGTGGTCTTCCAACCCGGATTCGACAGCCCGTACTACAGCGGTATCAATCCCTATACGTTGGGTTTCGCCATGTATCAGGACATTCGGAGGATGTGCGAACACCCTACCGAAGAAGATTACCGCTGGTTCCCGGACCTGGCGGGCACCGATTGGCTGACGGCCGTGAAGTTTGCGATGAGCAGCTTCAAGGACGAGAGCTTCATCCTGCAATACCTGTCACCGAAGGTCATCCGCGACCTGAAACTGTTCAGCATCCTGGACGATGACCAGAAGGACGACTTGCTGGTGCCGGCGATCCACGACGAAACCGGTTACAGGATCATTCGCGAAACCTTGGCCGCGCAGTACAACCTGGGTAACCGTGAACCGAACGTGCAGATTTACAGCATCGACCGCCGTGGCGATCGCTCGCTGACCCTGCGCCATCAACAACATGACCGCAAACCCTTGGGCGATTCCACCGACGAGGTCCTCAAACACCTGCATCGCTTGTGGGGTTTCGACATTCATCTTGAAACGCTGCAAGGCGATCAGATCATGAAGACCCACCACGTGCCACCGAGAAGCGAGCACGCTGACAGTGAATATCCCCGGCTCGATCTGGCCGTCGTTCACCTCTAA
- a CDS encoding multifunctional CCA addition/repair protein, which produces MQIYKVGGAVRDRLLGKPVADTDWVVVGATTDEMMIKGYRPVGTDFPVFLHPLTGEEYALARTERKTGRGYGGFVFHTDPDVTLEEDLIRRDLTINAIAEDKDGHLTDPYHGQRDLEARILRHVSPAFAEDPLRVLRVARFAARYAPDGFTIAPETVALMRELSASGELEALTPERSWKEISRALMEREPQVFIEVLRECGALKVLMPEIDALFGVPQPEAHHPEIDTGLHVLSVLHQSALHHQPLSVRWACLLHDLGKGLTPEEEWPRHIAHEHKGLKAIKAVNLRFKVPRDCQELALLVGQYHTHGHRALELKPSTLLDLLQTFDVYRRPQRFEEFIVACEMDARGRKGFENRSYPQAEYLRGAAEAARHVAVQPLLDKGYQGQELGEALKRERLDTLMVYKASYQG; this is translated from the coding sequence ATGCAGATCTATAAAGTTGGCGGGGCCGTTCGCGATCGCCTGCTTGGCAAACCTGTCGCCGATACCGACTGGGTGGTCGTCGGCGCGACAACCGACGAAATGATGATCAAAGGCTATCGTCCGGTCGGGACGGATTTTCCGGTGTTTCTGCACCCGCTCACCGGCGAGGAATACGCGCTGGCACGCACCGAGCGCAAGACCGGACGGGGCTACGGCGGCTTCGTGTTTCACACCGACCCGGACGTCACTCTTGAAGAGGACCTGATTCGGCGCGACCTCACGATCAATGCGATCGCGGAAGACAAAGATGGCCACCTGACTGACCCTTATCACGGTCAACGGGACCTCGAAGCTCGCATTTTGCGCCACGTTTCCCCGGCGTTTGCAGAAGATCCACTCCGTGTGCTGCGCGTTGCCCGCTTCGCCGCCCGCTATGCGCCCGACGGGTTCACCATCGCGCCTGAGACCGTGGCGCTGATGCGCGAGCTCAGCGCATCCGGCGAACTGGAAGCCCTGACGCCCGAGCGCAGCTGGAAGGAAATTTCCCGCGCGCTGATGGAGCGTGAACCCCAGGTATTCATCGAGGTGCTGCGCGAATGCGGCGCGCTCAAGGTCCTGATGCCAGAGATCGACGCGCTGTTCGGGGTGCCTCAACCGGAAGCGCATCACCCGGAGATCGATACGGGTCTGCATGTCCTGAGCGTTCTGCATCAGTCCGCGCTTCATCATCAGCCCTTAAGCGTTCGCTGGGCGTGCCTGCTGCATGACCTGGGCAAAGGCCTGACACCGGAAGAGGAATGGCCTCGCCATATCGCCCACGAACACAAAGGGTTGAAGGCCATCAAGGCCGTGAACCTGCGCTTCAAGGTACCAAGGGATTGCCAGGAACTGGCGCTGCTGGTCGGCCAGTACCACACGCACGGGCATCGTGCGCTGGAGCTAAAGCCATCAACCTTGCTCGATTTGCTGCAGACGTTTGACGTTTACCGCCGTCCGCAACGGTTCGAAGAGTTCATCGTCGCCTGCGAAATGGACGCGCGAGGCCGCAAGGGCTTTGAAAACCGGAGTTATCCACAGGCAGAGTATTTGCGCGGCGCAGCCGAAGCGGCTCGACACGTGGCCGTTCAGCCGCTGCTGGACAAGGGATATCAGGGACAGGAACTCGGGGAAGCGCTCAAGCGTGAGCGGCTCGACACGCTGATGGTCTATAAGGCGTCGTATCAGGGGTAA
- the folK gene encoding 2-amino-4-hydroxy-6-hydroxymethyldihydropteridine diphosphokinase, which yields MPLTRIFLGLGSNIDRERHLCAGLDALAGFLTDMTCSPVFESHPVGIKSGPFFNLVVSALTDLPLIELDRRLKFIEADNGRYAPDRKGLPLDIDVLLYDEQVGNFDGLVLPRAEILKNAFVLWPLSLIAPERLHPAVGVPFERLWAEAQIDQKLWPVAFEWRAAQLTPASLLASV from the coding sequence ATGCCGCTGACACGAATTTTCCTGGGGCTGGGCAGCAATATCGACCGGGAGCGGCATTTGTGCGCCGGGCTGGACGCGTTGGCCGGTTTCCTGACCGACATGACCTGTTCGCCGGTGTTCGAAAGTCACCCGGTGGGCATCAAGAGCGGGCCGTTTTTCAATCTGGTGGTGTCGGCGCTGACCGACCTGCCTTTGATCGAACTGGACCGTCGCCTGAAATTCATTGAGGCCGACAACGGTCGCTATGCGCCGGATCGTAAAGGCCTGCCGCTGGACATCGACGTGCTGCTGTACGACGAACAGGTGGGCAATTTCGATGGTCTGGTATTGCCACGCGCCGAAATTCTGAAAAACGCCTTCGTGCTCTGGCCGCTGTCGTTGATTGCGCCCGAGCGTCTGCATCCTGCGGTCGGTGTGCCATTTGAGCGGCTGTGGGCCGAGGCGCAGATTGATCAGAAGCTCTGGCCGGTCGCCTTTGAGTGGCGCGCAGCGCAGTTGACGCCTGCTTCGCTGCTGGCGTCGGTTTAG
- the folB gene encoding dihydroneopterin aldolase codes for MDRVFIEGLEVDTVIGAYDWERGIRQCLRLDLSFAWDNRPAAAGDDLSKALDYASVSARIQAFAEAAQYQLVETFAERLAEVLMSEFNIPWLHLKLTKPGAVPAAKGVGVEIERGCR; via the coding sequence TTGGACAGAGTTTTCATTGAGGGTCTGGAAGTCGATACGGTGATCGGCGCCTACGACTGGGAGCGCGGCATTCGCCAGTGCTTGCGTCTGGACCTGAGTTTTGCCTGGGACAACCGGCCGGCTGCGGCGGGTGATGACCTGAGCAAGGCGCTCGACTATGCCAGCGTTTCCGCTCGCATCCAGGCCTTTGCCGAAGCGGCGCAGTATCAGTTGGTCGAAACGTTTGCCGAGCGTCTGGCCGAAGTGCTGATGAGCGAGTTCAACATTCCCTGGCTGCACCTCAAACTGACCAAGCCGGGAGCCGTGCCAGCGGCCAAGGGCGTGGGTGTGGAGATCGAGCGCGGATGCCGCTGA
- the plsY gene encoding glycerol-3-phosphate 1-O-acyltransferase PlsY: MFWLLAILAYLLGSLSFAILLSRITGSPDPRASGSGNAGATNMLRLAGKKLAILTLIGDVCKGLIPVLMASGIGLDPREQAWIGLCAVLGHLFPLYFRFRGGKGVATAAGMLLGLYPPAALLAIAAWLLTFYLTRTSSLASLIATPLTLPLLAWQEPHALLPMTLLTLLIVWRHRGNLRDLFAGRERHF; encoded by the coding sequence ATGTTTTGGTTACTGGCGATCCTCGCCTACCTGCTCGGCTCGCTGTCCTTTGCCATCCTGCTCAGCCGCATCACCGGCAGCCCGGACCCGCGTGCCAGCGGCTCGGGCAACGCCGGCGCAACCAACATGCTGCGCCTGGCCGGCAAGAAGCTCGCTATCCTGACCCTGATTGGTGACGTCTGCAAAGGTCTGATCCCTGTGCTGATGGCCAGCGGGATCGGGCTCGACCCTCGCGAACAAGCCTGGATCGGGCTCTGCGCGGTCCTCGGTCATCTCTTTCCGCTGTACTTCCGCTTCCGGGGCGGCAAAGGCGTAGCGACCGCGGCCGGCATGCTGCTGGGCTTGTACCCGCCTGCCGCTCTGCTGGCGATTGCTGCCTGGCTGCTGACGTTCTACCTGACCCGCACCAGCTCACTGGCCTCGCTGATTGCCACTCCGCTGACCTTGCCACTGCTCGCTTGGCAGGAGCCTCATGCGCTGCTGCCCATGACCCTGCTGACGCTGCTGATCGTATGGCGACATCGCGGCAATCTACGCGACCTGTTTGCCGGGCGCGAACGGCATTTCTGA
- the tsaD gene encoding tRNA (adenosine(37)-N6)-threonylcarbamoyltransferase complex transferase subunit TsaD, producing the protein MLVLGLETSCDETGVALYDSERGLLADALFSQIDLHRIYGGVVPELASRDHVKRMLPLIRQVVAEADCAVTEIDAIAYTAGPGLVGALLVGASCAQALAFAWDIPALGVHHMEGHLLAPMLEEQPPEFPFVALLVSGGHTQLVRVDGIGLYELLGETLDDAAGEAFDKTAKMMGLNYPGGPEISRLALKGVAGRFTFPRPMTDRPGLDFSFSGLKTFALNTWQQCQSAGDDGEQTRCDISLAFQEAVVETLTIKCKRALKQAGMKRLVIAGGVSANKALRQSLEKMLSGLGGNVYYARPEFCTDNGAMIAFAGCQRLQAGQKEGLSISVQARWPMEQLPGL; encoded by the coding sequence ATGCTAGTACTGGGATTGGAAACCTCCTGTGACGAGACCGGCGTTGCGCTGTACGACAGCGAACGCGGCCTGCTTGCCGATGCATTGTTCAGCCAGATCGACCTGCACCGTATCTATGGTGGCGTCGTGCCTGAGCTCGCGTCCCGAGATCACGTAAAACGCATGCTGCCCTTGATTCGTCAGGTGGTTGCCGAGGCGGACTGTGCCGTCACCGAGATCGATGCGATCGCTTACACGGCCGGTCCCGGCCTTGTCGGCGCCCTGCTGGTAGGCGCTTCCTGCGCTCAGGCACTGGCGTTTGCCTGGGACATTCCCGCCCTCGGTGTTCATCACATGGAAGGTCATCTTCTGGCCCCGATGCTGGAAGAGCAGCCGCCCGAGTTTCCGTTCGTCGCTTTGTTGGTTTCGGGCGGTCATACCCAGCTGGTTCGGGTCGACGGGATCGGTCTTTATGAGCTGTTGGGCGAGACGCTGGATGATGCGGCCGGTGAGGCGTTCGACAAGACCGCCAAGATGATGGGCCTGAATTATCCAGGCGGTCCTGAAATTTCCCGTCTGGCACTCAAAGGCGTTGCGGGGCGTTTCACGTTCCCGCGCCCGATGACGGATCGTCCTGGACTGGATTTCAGTTTCAGTGGCTTGAAAACCTTTGCCCTGAACACTTGGCAGCAATGCCAGAGCGCTGGGGACGACGGTGAGCAAACCCGTTGCGACATCTCGCTGGCCTTCCAGGAGGCGGTGGTGGAGACTCTGACCATCAAGTGCAAGCGTGCGTTGAAGCAAGCTGGCATGAAGCGGCTGGTGATCGCCGGTGGCGTCAGCGCGAACAAGGCATTGCGTCAATCACTGGAGAAAATGCTGAGTGGTCTGGGCGGCAACGTGTATTACGCACGTCCTGAGTTCTGTACTGATAACGGCGCGATGATCGCGTTTGCCGGTTGCCAGCGGTTGCAGGCGGGTCAGAAAGAAGGCCTGAGCATCAGCGTGCAGGCTCGCTGGCCGATGGAGCAGTTACCGGGTCTGTAA
- the rpsU gene encoding 30S ribosomal protein S21: MPAVKVKENEPFDVALRRFKRSCEKAGVLAEVRSREFYEKPTSERKRKAAAAVKRHAKKVQREQRRAVRLY; this comes from the coding sequence ATGCCAGCCGTCAAAGTTAAAGAGAACGAACCCTTCGACGTAGCTCTGCGTCGTTTCAAGCGCTCCTGCGAAAAAGCCGGTGTTCTGGCTGAAGTTCGTAGCCGCGAATTTTACGAGAAGCCGACTTCTGAGCGTAAGCGTAAAGCAGCTGCTGCTGTTAAGCGTCACGCCAAGAAAGTTCAGCGCGAACAGCGCCGCGCCGTTCGTCTGTATTAA
- the dnaG gene encoding DNA primase, with amino-acid sequence MAGLIPQGFIDDLLNRTDIVDVVSSRVQLKKTGKNFSACCPFHKEKTPSFSVSPDKQFYYCFGCGAGGNALGFIMDHDNLDFPQAVEDLAKAAGMEVPREQGVKGQKPRQPTDSPLYPLLTAAAEFYRAALKSHPTRKSAVDYLKGRGLSGEIARDFGLGFAPPGWDNLYKHLSSDTLQQKAMIDAGLLIENAETGKRYDRFRDRVMFPIRDSRGRVIAFGGRVLGDDKPKYLNSPETPVFHKGQELYGLFEARKHNRNLDEIIVVEGYMDVIALAQQGLRNAVATLGTATSEEHLKRLFRVVPNVLFCFDGDQAGRNAAWRALEATLSSLQDGRRARFLFLPEGEDPDTLVRAEGTDAFKARINQHAQPLADYFFEQLTKEADPRSLEGKAHMVTLAAPLIEKVPGANLRELMRRRLKEITGLDTAAVNQLVQSAPPEAPPAYDPGFDYDSVPDYSDYQPHDAYEAQQEWTPKAPGGQQKKWENKPWEKGKKWDRNGKRPDFEPRAPRTPATVEPPTLTALRTLLHHPELSQKVEDASHFAAEDNVYSQLLVALLEALQKNPKLRSLQLIARWHGTDQGRLLRQLAEKEWLISADNLEQQFFDTITSLSARQRERSLDQLIRKERQTGLSADEKVQLLNLLNRKVPAQTPTSTGA; translated from the coding sequence ATGGCCGGACTGATTCCCCAAGGTTTTATTGACGACCTTCTGAACCGCACCGACATCGTCGATGTTGTCAGCTCGCGCGTTCAATTAAAGAAAACCGGCAAGAACTTCAGTGCGTGCTGTCCTTTCCACAAGGAAAAGACACCGTCGTTCAGCGTCAGCCCGGATAAACAGTTCTACTACTGCTTCGGTTGCGGCGCAGGCGGAAACGCCCTCGGCTTCATCATGGATCACGACAACCTGGATTTCCCCCAGGCCGTCGAGGACCTGGCGAAAGCCGCTGGCATGGAAGTGCCTCGCGAACAGGGCGTCAAAGGCCAAAAGCCCAGACAACCTACGGATTCGCCGCTTTACCCATTGCTCACAGCTGCCGCCGAGTTTTATCGCGCCGCGCTGAAAAGCCACCCGACGCGCAAGTCGGCCGTAGATTACCTGAAGGGCCGCGGCCTTTCCGGCGAGATTGCACGCGACTTCGGACTGGGGTTCGCCCCGCCCGGTTGGGACAATCTCTACAAACACCTGAGCAGCGACACCCTTCAGCAGAAAGCCATGATCGATGCCGGCTTGCTGATTGAAAACGCCGAGACCGGCAAACGTTATGACCGATTCCGCGACCGGGTGATGTTTCCCATCCGCGACAGCCGTGGTCGAGTCATCGCCTTTGGTGGTCGCGTATTGGGTGATGACAAACCCAAATATCTGAACTCGCCGGAGACACCGGTCTTTCACAAAGGCCAAGAGCTTTACGGCCTGTTCGAGGCGCGCAAACACAATCGCAACCTTGACGAGATCATCGTTGTCGAAGGCTACATGGACGTCATCGCCCTCGCGCAGCAAGGCCTGCGCAACGCCGTGGCGACCTTGGGCACCGCAACCAGCGAAGAACATTTGAAGCGCCTGTTTCGCGTCGTACCCAACGTGCTGTTCTGTTTCGACGGTGATCAGGCGGGCCGCAACGCCGCCTGGCGCGCGCTGGAGGCAACACTTTCCAGTCTGCAGGATGGCCGACGTGCCCGGTTTCTGTTTCTGCCGGAAGGCGAAGACCCGGACACACTGGTTCGCGCCGAAGGCACGGATGCGTTCAAGGCACGGATCAACCAGCATGCACAACCGCTGGCTGATTACTTCTTTGAGCAACTGACCAAGGAAGCTGATCCACGCTCGCTGGAAGGCAAGGCGCACATGGTGACGCTGGCAGCGCCGCTGATCGAAAAGGTGCCCGGCGCCAACCTGCGCGAATTGATGCGCCGCCGCCTCAAGGAGATTACCGGCCTGGACACGGCAGCCGTGAATCAGTTGGTCCAGAGCGCGCCGCCCGAAGCGCCGCCCGCCTACGATCCGGGATTCGACTACGATTCAGTGCCCGATTACAGCGACTATCAACCGCACGACGCGTACGAAGCTCAGCAGGAATGGACCCCGAAAGCGCCTGGCGGTCAGCAGAAAAAGTGGGAAAACAAGCCTTGGGAAAAGGGCAAGAAATGGGACAGGAACGGCAAGCGGCCCGACTTCGAACCTCGAGCACCACGTACACCGGCAACGGTTGAGCCGCCTACACTGACAGCACTCAGGACGCTACTGCATCACCCTGAACTGTCGCAGAAAGTGGAAGATGCGAGCCATTTTGCAGCCGAAGACAACGTTTACTCGCAACTGCTGGTGGCATTGCTCGAAGCGCTGCAAAAAAATCCCAAGCTGCGATCGCTGCAATTGATCGCTCGCTGGCACGGGACGGATCAGGGACGATTATTAAGACAACTGGCGGAAAAGGAATGGCTGATCTCGGCCGATAACCTTGAACAACAGTTTTTCGACACTATAACTAGCTTGTCCGCCCGCCAACGCGAGCGAAGCCTGGATCAATTGATCAGGAAGGAACGGCAGACCGGGTTGAGCGCAGATGAAAAAGTTCAGCTTCTCAACCTGTTAAATCGCAAAGTTCCTGCACAAACCCCGACCTCAACTGGCGCGTGA